A stretch of the Mycobacterium sp. ITM-2016-00317 genome encodes the following:
- a CDS encoding Lrp/AsnC ligand binding domain-containing protein, with translation MVEAFVLIQTEVGRAEVIASQLAGLRGVLSSEYVTGPYDVVVRVGASSLEELKSTIVPGVQQVAGITRTLTCPIAGGAPS, from the coding sequence GTGGTCGAGGCTTTCGTCCTGATCCAGACCGAGGTCGGCCGCGCCGAAGTGATCGCCAGCCAACTGGCCGGTCTGCGCGGGGTGCTGTCGTCGGAATACGTGACCGGCCCCTACGACGTCGTGGTGCGGGTGGGCGCGTCCTCGCTGGAGGAGCTGAAGTCGACGATCGTTCCCGGCGTGCAGCAGGTGGCGGGAATCACCCGGACGCTGACCTGCCCGATCGCCGGTGGGGCGCCGTCCTAG
- the recG gene encoding ATP-dependent DNA helicase RecG, with protein MARLDDRLDFVLGKKAADPLEEHLGLRTVNDLLRYFPRKYSDAMTVRGEGEELDLEEGEHVTFVDVIEKVEIKRAQRQPSREFMVITLRDRRPKVTATFFNPKYLKKTLVEGTKVMLSGEVGYFRRTMQLTHPAFMVLDSESGRTVGTKSLTSIASASAATGDDLLAEFEKDFFPIYGATAKVQTWDIYACVRQMLAVLDPVPETLPEWFVREHDLMGEDEALRAVHLSENAEERARAIERLTFDEAVGLQWGLVVRRHGELSASGPPGRRRADGLMAAMTGRLPFELTAGQQDVLEVISAELEATRPMNRMLQGEVGSGKTVVSLLAMLQMIDAGYQCALLAPTEVLAAQHALSMRTMLGPLAGAGELGAADNATRVALLTGSMSAAQKRDARREVASGEAGIVIGTHALLQDAVEFDNLGMVVVDEQHRFGVEQRDRLRAKSRAGITPHLLVMTATPIPRTVALTYYGDLETSTLRELPRGRQPITTNTIFQTEKPAWLDRAWTRITEEVAAGRQAYVVASRIDEDDKPADDDKKGAKAKKAKKDTGETGPPPVTVVEMLERLQRGPLAGLRLGLMHGRLSGEEKDAVMTAFRRGEIDVLVCTTVIEVGVDVPNATVMVVMDADRFGISQLHQLRGRIGRGAHPSLCLLVTRLPPHSKAGQRLTAVAGTLDGFELADLDLRERSEGDVLGYYQSGRPITLKFLSLAEHLEIILAARELCETVYGSDPADRGMATLSAPFTDTDRVQFLDMS; from the coding sequence ATGGCCCGACTCGACGACCGCCTGGACTTCGTGCTCGGCAAGAAGGCCGCCGACCCGCTCGAGGAGCACCTCGGGCTGCGCACCGTCAACGATCTGCTGCGCTACTTCCCCCGCAAATACAGCGACGCGATGACTGTTCGCGGGGAAGGGGAGGAACTCGACCTCGAGGAGGGTGAGCACGTCACGTTCGTCGACGTGATCGAGAAGGTGGAGATCAAGCGTGCCCAGCGGCAGCCGTCGCGGGAGTTCATGGTCATCACGCTGCGCGACCGGCGGCCCAAGGTCACCGCGACCTTCTTCAACCCCAAGTACCTGAAGAAGACGCTCGTCGAAGGCACGAAGGTGATGCTCTCGGGCGAGGTCGGCTATTTCCGCCGGACCATGCAGCTGACGCACCCGGCGTTCATGGTGCTGGACTCGGAATCCGGCAGGACCGTCGGCACCAAGTCACTGACCTCCATCGCGTCCGCCAGCGCCGCCACCGGCGACGACCTGCTGGCCGAGTTCGAGAAGGACTTCTTCCCGATCTACGGCGCCACCGCCAAAGTGCAGACCTGGGACATCTACGCATGTGTGCGCCAGATGCTGGCGGTGCTGGACCCGGTGCCCGAGACGCTGCCGGAATGGTTTGTGCGCGAACACGATCTGATGGGCGAGGACGAGGCGCTGCGCGCGGTGCACCTCAGCGAGAACGCCGAGGAACGCGCGCGGGCGATCGAGCGCCTGACCTTCGACGAGGCGGTCGGGCTGCAGTGGGGGCTGGTGGTGCGCCGTCACGGTGAGCTGAGCGCCTCGGGGCCGCCGGGCCGGCGCCGCGCCGACGGGCTGATGGCCGCCATGACAGGCCGGTTGCCGTTCGAGCTCACCGCCGGGCAGCAGGACGTGTTGGAGGTGATCTCGGCCGAACTGGAGGCGACCCGGCCGATGAACCGGATGCTGCAGGGCGAGGTCGGTTCCGGCAAGACGGTGGTGTCGCTGCTGGCGATGCTGCAGATGATCGACGCCGGCTACCAGTGCGCGCTGCTGGCGCCGACGGAAGTGCTTGCCGCACAGCATGCTTTGTCGATGCGGACGATGCTCGGCCCGCTGGCCGGTGCGGGGGAGCTGGGCGCGGCCGACAACGCGACCCGGGTGGCGCTGCTGACGGGATCGATGAGCGCGGCGCAGAAACGGGACGCCCGCAGGGAGGTCGCGTCGGGCGAGGCGGGCATCGTGATCGGCACGCATGCGCTGCTGCAGGACGCCGTGGAGTTCGACAACCTCGGCATGGTCGTCGTCGACGAGCAGCACCGCTTCGGCGTGGAGCAGCGAGACCGGTTGCGCGCCAAGTCCCGTGCGGGAATCACCCCGCACCTGCTGGTGATGACCGCGACCCCGATTCCGCGGACGGTGGCGCTGACCTACTACGGCGACCTGGAGACCTCCACGCTGCGGGAACTTCCACGCGGCCGCCAGCCGATCACCACCAACACGATCTTCCAGACCGAGAAGCCGGCCTGGCTGGACCGCGCGTGGACCCGGATCACCGAGGAGGTGGCCGCCGGCAGGCAGGCTTACGTGGTCGCGTCGCGCATCGACGAGGACGACAAACCCGCCGACGACGACAAGAAGGGCGCCAAGGCCAAGAAGGCCAAGAAGGACACCGGCGAGACGGGACCGCCGCCGGTCACCGTGGTGGAGATGCTGGAACGGCTGCAGCGCGGACCGCTTGCCGGTCTGCGACTGGGCCTGATGCACGGGCGGCTGTCGGGCGAGGAGAAGGACGCGGTGATGACCGCGTTCCGGCGCGGCGAGATCGACGTGCTGGTGTGCACGACGGTGATCGAGGTCGGCGTCGACGTGCCGAACGCCACGGTGATGGTGGTGATGGACGCCGACCGGTTCGGCATCAGCCAGCTGCACCAGTTGCGCGGCCGGATCGGCCGCGGCGCGCACCCCAGCCTGTGCCTGCTGGTCACCCGGCTGCCCCCGCACTCCAAAGCCGGCCAGCGGCTGACGGCGGTGGCGGGCACCCTCGACGGGTTCGAGCTGGCGGACCTGGATCTGCGGGAGCGCAGCGAGGGCGACGTGCTGGGCTACTACCAGTCCGGCAGGCCCATCACGCTGAAGTTCCTGTCGCTGGCCGAGCACCTCGAGATCATCCTGGCGGCCAGGGAACTGTGCGAGACCGTCTACGGGTCCGATCCGGCCGACCGCGGCATGGCGACGCTGTCGGCGCCGTTCACCGACACCGACCGGGTGCAGTTCCTGGACATGTCGTGA
- a CDS encoding thiamine-phosphate kinase — protein MADGDADDTLSGLGEFAVIERLVAGRRQPGFVTVGPGDDAAVVAAPDGRTVVCTDMLVQDRHFRLDWSTPHDIGRKAIAQNAADIEAMGGRSTAFVVGFGAPGGTRTASAVELSDGMWHEAQSIGAGIVGGDMVAAPQWVISVAALGDLEGRDPVRRDGAGPGDTVAVIGELGRSQAGYTLWRSGIERHPALRRRHLVPEPPYGQGRIAARAGATAMTDVSDGLLADLGHIATASNVRIDLAVDGLRADLAALAEAAADTGADALQWVLGGGEDHALVATFPAGPPPGWRVLGTVSASDGAPGVTVDGTPWRGERGWQSF, from the coding sequence ATGGCGGACGGAGACGCCGACGACACACTGTCGGGGTTGGGCGAATTCGCCGTGATCGAGCGCCTGGTCGCCGGTCGCCGCCAGCCCGGCTTCGTCACCGTGGGCCCCGGCGACGACGCGGCGGTGGTCGCGGCGCCCGACGGCCGCACCGTGGTGTGCACCGACATGTTGGTCCAGGACCGGCATTTCCGGCTGGACTGGTCCACGCCCCACGACATCGGACGAAAAGCCATCGCGCAGAACGCCGCCGACATCGAGGCGATGGGCGGCCGGTCCACGGCGTTCGTCGTCGGCTTCGGCGCGCCCGGCGGCACCCGCACCGCGAGCGCGGTGGAACTGTCCGACGGGATGTGGCACGAGGCACAGTCGATCGGCGCGGGCATCGTCGGCGGAGACATGGTCGCGGCCCCCCAGTGGGTGATCTCGGTGGCGGCGCTGGGCGACCTCGAGGGCCGGGACCCGGTGCGCCGCGACGGTGCCGGACCCGGCGACACTGTGGCGGTGATCGGCGAGCTCGGCCGTTCGCAGGCCGGATACACGCTGTGGCGCAGCGGAATCGAGAGACATCCGGCGCTGCGCCGGCGCCATCTGGTGCCCGAGCCGCCCTACGGGCAGGGCCGGATCGCGGCCCGGGCCGGGGCGACCGCGATGACCGACGTCTCGGACGGGCTGCTCGCCGACCTCGGGCACATCGCGACCGCGTCGAACGTGCGCATCGACCTGGCCGTCGACGGGCTGCGTGCCGACCTCGCCGCGCTGGCCGAGGCGGCGGCCGACACCGGCGCCGACGCGCTGCAGTGGGTGCTCGGTGGCGGCGAGGATCACGCGCTGGTGGCGACGTTCCCGGCCGGGCCGCCGCCGGGCTGGCGCGTCCTGGGCACGGTCTCGGCGTCGGACGGTGCGCCCGGCGTGACCGTCGACGGGACACCGTGGCGCGGAGAGCGGGGCTGGCAGTCGTTCTGA
- a CDS encoding DUF3515 domain-containing protein, whose translation MSSQTTDGPPRAALIAALVIAVGGVVAVIVTIAVMQRTPQAQPVAIAALPAPAAQSPQCAALLDALPDELGDYRRAPLVDPAPPGTAAWQREQPGEALILRCGLDRPAEFVTGAPVQVVDAVQWFRVQEPGAVQDSRSTWFAVDRPVYVALTLPADSGPTPIQMLSQTIADTWPARAPEPGPVGPPPR comes from the coding sequence GTGAGCAGCCAGACCACCGACGGTCCCCCGCGGGCGGCGCTGATCGCCGCGCTCGTCATCGCCGTCGGCGGGGTCGTCGCGGTGATCGTGACCATCGCGGTCATGCAGCGCACGCCGCAGGCCCAACCCGTAGCGATCGCGGCGCTGCCCGCCCCCGCGGCCCAGAGCCCACAGTGCGCCGCCCTGCTCGACGCCCTGCCCGACGAGCTCGGCGACTACCGCCGCGCCCCGCTGGTGGACCCGGCACCGCCCGGGACGGCCGCCTGGCAGCGGGAGCAGCCCGGCGAGGCGCTGATCCTGCGGTGCGGCCTGGACCGGCCCGCCGAGTTCGTCACCGGCGCGCCGGTGCAGGTGGTGGATGCGGTCCAGTGGTTCCGTGTCCAGGAACCCGGGGCGGTGCAGGATTCACGGAGCACCTGGTTCGCGGTGGACCGGCCCGTGTACGTGGCGCTGACGCTGCCCGCAGATTCGGGTCCGACGCCGATCCAGATGCTCTCGCAGACGATCGCCGACACCTGGCCTGCACGCGCGCCGGAGCCGGGCCCGGTCGGGCCGCCGCCCCGTTAG
- a CDS encoding uracil-DNA glycosylase: protein MTGRPLRELIDDGWAEALAPVEPQVAQMGEFLRAELAAGHRYLPAGENVLRAFTFPLDKVRVLIVGQDPYPTPGHAVGLSFSVAPDVRPLPRSLDNIFKEYEADLGHPKPGCGDLTPWCEQGVMLLNRVLTVRPGTPASHRGRGWEAVTECAIRALVARDRPLVAVLWGRDASTLRPMLGDTAVIESPHPSPLSASRGFFGSKPFSRANDLLTQMGAEPIDWRLP, encoded by the coding sequence GTGACTGGACGTCCGCTACGGGAATTGATCGACGACGGCTGGGCCGAGGCACTGGCCCCGGTGGAACCCCAGGTGGCGCAGATGGGGGAGTTCCTGCGCGCGGAACTGGCTGCCGGGCACCGTTATCTGCCCGCCGGGGAGAACGTGCTGCGCGCGTTCACCTTCCCGCTGGACAAGGTCAGGGTGCTGATCGTCGGGCAGGATCCGTACCCGACACCCGGTCACGCCGTCGGGTTGAGCTTCTCGGTCGCGCCCGACGTGCGCCCGCTGCCACGCAGCCTGGACAACATCTTCAAGGAGTACGAGGCCGATCTCGGGCATCCGAAGCCCGGGTGCGGCGACCTGACGCCGTGGTGCGAGCAGGGCGTGATGCTGCTCAACAGGGTGCTGACCGTGCGGCCGGGCACGCCGGCGTCACATCGGGGCAGGGGCTGGGAAGCGGTCACCGAGTGCGCGATCCGCGCGCTGGTGGCCCGCGACCGGCCGCTGGTGGCCGTGTTGTGGGGCCGGGACGCGTCGACGCTGCGGCCGATGCTGGGCGACACCGCGGTCATCGAATCCCCGCATCCGTCGCCGCTGTCGGCGTCGCGCGGGTTCTTCGGGTCGAAGCCGTTCAGCCGCGCCAACGATCTGCTCACGCAGATGGGCGCCGAGCCGATCGACTGGCGCCTGCCCTGA
- a CDS encoding HNH endonuclease family protein gives MTRARLAWSSAAAALAVVVAVQTVMSSTGPSTSVAGADQPTVTAGVDVLAGVPVVPIRMRHGDYRRAAYGEAWTDDTDAPGGRNQCDTRNDILDRDLVDKTYVHISRCPRAVATGVLHDPYTSTTIDFQRGNKTGAAVQIEHIVPLAYSWDQGAWAWPESLRVRFANDPANLLAVQGQANQDKGDKEPAFWMPPNAAFHCQYAMQFIAVMRGYGLAIDEPSVPVLRDAAATCPSGE, from the coding sequence ATGACCCGGGCCCGGCTGGCGTGGTCGAGTGCGGCCGCAGCGCTGGCGGTTGTGGTGGCCGTGCAAACGGTGATGTCGTCGACCGGGCCGTCAACGTCGGTGGCCGGGGCGGATCAGCCAACGGTGACTGCTGGGGTTGATGTTCTCGCTGGAGTGCCGGTGGTGCCGATCCGTATGCGTCATGGAGATTATCGCCGTGCGGCGTACGGGGAGGCGTGGACTGACGACACCGATGCACCGGGTGGACGAAACCAATGCGATACCAGGAACGACATCCTTGATCGTGATTTGGTCGATAAGACCTATGTGCATATCAGTCGTTGTCCGCGTGCGGTGGCCACCGGTGTGCTACATGATCCGTATACAAGTACGACGATAGATTTCCAGCGCGGAAACAAGACTGGTGCAGCCGTACAGATCGAGCACATCGTGCCGTTGGCCTATTCGTGGGATCAGGGTGCGTGGGCGTGGCCAGAATCGTTGCGTGTTCGGTTCGCCAATGATCCCGCCAATCTCCTCGCGGTGCAGGGGCAGGCGAACCAGGACAAGGGTGATAAGGAGCCCGCGTTCTGGATGCCGCCGAATGCCGCGTTTCATTGCCAATACGCGATGCAGTTCATCGCGGTGATGCGGGGCTATGGGTTGGCGATAGATGAGCCGTCGGTGCCGGTGTTGCGTGATGCGGCAGCAACATGTCCGAGCGGCGAATAA
- the rpmB gene encoding 50S ribosomal protein L28: MAAVCEICGKGPGFGKSVSHSHRRTSRRWNPNIQSVRAVSGPGGNKHRVNVCTSCLKAGKVARG; the protein is encoded by the coding sequence ATGGCTGCCGTGTGCGAGATCTGCGGGAAGGGCCCCGGCTTCGGCAAGTCGGTGTCGCACTCCCATCGCCGGACCAGCCGTCGCTGGAATCCGAACATCCAGTCCGTGCGCGCCGTGTCGGGCCCGGGCGGCAACAAGCACCGGGTCAACGTGTGCACGTCGTGCCTGAAGGCCGGCAAGGTCGCTCGCGGCTAG
- a CDS encoding DAK2 domain-containing protein: MSVRRLDASALRRWAHAAVTDLIAHTEEINRLNVFPVADADTGTNMLFTMRAAWAQADACDAAADVTEVAAALAAGALRGARGNSGVILSQILRAVAEVTAAAAEDRDGVLADISAPLLSTSLRHALTLVVTSMGEAVPGTIVTVLHDAAEAAEEAVSAHGELATVVGACAQAAGAALDRTPTQLDVLAQAGVVDAGGRGLVVLLDALCATLTGQAPPRPVYRPSPKAAPAAPAAHPGPGFEVMYLLGDCAPENIERLRTRLDELGDSIAIAASGFGEGPGHYSVHVHADDAGAAVEAGLALGTVSQIQITSLSGGADRPAAGSWSRQRAVLAVVDGDGAANLFTGEGAEVLRPQPGVPVSAQQLVHALVHSGAAQVMVLPNGYVAAEEIVAGCAAASDWGIVMVPVPSGSMVQGLAALAVHDPDRRLIDDGYTMARAAAGARYGSVRLATEEALTWAGTCKPGDGLGISGDEVVLVAEDVTAAGAGLIDLLLAAGGELVTVLTGDGVGPEIADALTEHVHRSHPGTDMVTFHTGHRADALIIGVE; this comes from the coding sequence ATGTCGGTTCGGCGCCTCGATGCGTCCGCGCTGCGGCGCTGGGCCCACGCTGCTGTCACGGACCTGATCGCCCACACCGAGGAGATCAACCGGCTCAACGTCTTCCCGGTCGCCGATGCCGACACCGGTACGAACATGCTGTTCACGATGCGCGCCGCCTGGGCGCAGGCCGATGCCTGCGACGCCGCGGCCGACGTCACCGAGGTCGCGGCGGCACTGGCCGCAGGCGCGCTGCGCGGTGCGCGCGGCAACTCCGGGGTCATCCTGTCGCAGATCCTGCGGGCCGTCGCCGAGGTCACCGCGGCCGCCGCCGAGGACCGCGACGGTGTGCTGGCCGACATCAGCGCCCCGCTGCTGAGCACGTCGCTGCGGCACGCCCTGACCCTGGTCGTCACCTCGATGGGCGAAGCGGTGCCGGGCACCATCGTCACGGTGCTGCACGACGCCGCCGAGGCCGCCGAGGAGGCGGTCTCGGCGCACGGCGAGCTCGCCACGGTCGTCGGCGCGTGCGCGCAGGCCGCCGGCGCCGCGCTGGACCGCACCCCCACCCAACTCGACGTGCTGGCCCAGGCCGGAGTGGTCGATGCCGGCGGCCGCGGCCTGGTGGTGCTGCTCGACGCACTGTGCGCCACGCTGACCGGGCAGGCGCCGCCCCGCCCGGTGTACCGACCCTCGCCGAAGGCCGCCCCGGCGGCGCCGGCCGCGCACCCCGGCCCCGGCTTCGAGGTGATGTACCTGCTCGGCGACTGTGCGCCGGAGAACATCGAGCGACTGCGCACCCGGCTCGACGAGCTGGGCGACTCGATCGCGATCGCGGCCTCGGGCTTCGGGGAGGGCCCGGGGCACTACTCGGTGCACGTGCACGCCGACGACGCGGGCGCTGCCGTCGAGGCCGGCCTGGCACTGGGCACCGTGAGCCAGATCCAGATCACCTCGCTGAGCGGGGGTGCCGACCGGCCCGCCGCCGGGAGCTGGAGCAGGCAGCGCGCGGTGCTGGCGGTCGTCGACGGCGACGGCGCCGCGAACCTGTTCACCGGCGAGGGCGCCGAGGTGCTGCGCCCTCAGCCGGGCGTGCCGGTCAGCGCCCAGCAGCTGGTGCACGCGCTGGTGCACAGCGGTGCCGCCCAGGTGATGGTGCTGCCCAACGGCTACGTCGCCGCCGAGGAGATCGTCGCCGGCTGCGCGGCGGCCTCCGACTGGGGGATCGTCATGGTGCCGGTGCCGAGCGGGTCGATGGTGCAGGGCCTGGCCGCGCTGGCCGTCCACGATCCCGACCGCCGGCTGATCGACGACGGTTACACGATGGCCCGGGCGGCCGCGGGCGCCCGGTACGGCTCGGTGCGGCTCGCCACCGAGGAGGCGCTGACCTGGGCCGGCACCTGCAAGCCCGGCGACGGCCTCGGCATCTCCGGCGACGAGGTCGTCCTCGTCGCCGAAGACGTCACCGCGGCCGGGGCCGGACTGATCGACCTGCTGCTGGCCGCCGGCGGTGAGCTGGTGACCGTGCTGACCGGTGACGGGGTGGGCCCTGAGATCGCCGACGCGCTGACCGAGCACGTGCACCGCAGTCACCCGGGCACCGACATGGTCACCTTCCACACCGGCCACCGCGCCGACGCGCTGATCATCGGGGTCGAGTAG
- a CDS encoding FHA domain-containing protein, which produces MSRKEERGVLKERKLRRDEVTSRAESTFFRCANDGCLVRKLWPDHLRELPRYDDRRDVFLCPACRTQLESAGPRPHSVQLIVFCAGAERARILLQHGETVAVGRSDANDCIGLTRLLGDHDSSAVSRRHAQFRLEGSSVEVRDIGSKNGTTLQRNQSDSPKRLAPNRWTRFGRGHILGLASGLSIELSGRRIAFDGERPLPAKPSDGTDSPTRLG; this is translated from the coding sequence ATGTCGCGCAAGGAGGAGCGAGGCGTACTTAAAGAGCGCAAATTGCGTCGTGACGAGGTCACCTCGCGAGCGGAGTCAACATTTTTTCGATGCGCCAACGATGGCTGTTTAGTCCGAAAGCTCTGGCCCGATCATCTTCGTGAACTGCCGCGGTACGACGACCGCAGAGACGTGTTTCTCTGTCCTGCTTGTCGAACGCAACTGGAGAGCGCCGGGCCCCGTCCGCACTCGGTTCAGTTGATCGTGTTCTGTGCGGGCGCAGAGCGTGCGCGCATCCTGTTGCAACACGGAGAGACCGTCGCGGTCGGTCGATCTGACGCGAACGATTGTATCGGGCTAACTCGACTCCTTGGTGATCACGACTCAAGTGCGGTGAGTCGTCGACATGCTCAGTTTAGGCTTGAGGGTAGTTCGGTCGAGGTCAGAGACATCGGGTCCAAGAACGGAACCACGCTGCAACGCAACCAATCTGATTCACCGAAGAGGCTCGCACCTAACAGGTGGACCCGGTTTGGGCGCGGCCATATTCTTGGGCTAGCTAGTGGACTATCTATCGAGCTTTCAGGTCGTCGAATTGCCTTCGATGGGGAACGGCCCCTGCCGGCGAAGCCATCTGATGGCACTGATAGTCCTACTCGCTTGGGGTGA